The DNA sequence GCTTAAAAATCCGCTACTCTTTGTCTGCTCTACCTAACAGAAGGATTGTCGGTGCGTGGGTAAAAGGAGTTCCCATTTCTACCAAGTCTACTTATCGCGTAGCGGTGACGGATTATATGTTGGCCGGTGGTGCAGGGCATGACGGATTTATTGATTCTTTGGAATTTAAAAATACGCAAGTGGAAATGCGTACGGTGCTTGGCTTGTGTTTGTCCTCCAAAAATCAAGAAAAAACGGATGTACAAAAAAGGTGGAACAGTATAAAATGAAAAATTTAGTCCGCCCCTTATCCATTGGTTCTTTTACTGCTTCTAATAATTTGTGGCTGGCCCCGATGGCCGGTATTACAGACGGTCCTTTTCGGGCTTTATGTTTGCGTGGCGGGGCTGGAGTCGTCTGCGCGGAAATGGTGTCTGCTCATGCGCTACATTACGAAAATCCTCGCAGTTTGCGAATGTTGAGCATCCGTGAACGGGAAAAACCGGTCTCTATGCAGATTTTCGGATCCGATGAACAAACTATTGCACAGGCTGCTTTGGCTGCAGAAGCGCGCGGTGCGGATATTATCGATATTAATGCTGGTTGTCCTGTAAAAAAAATCAATCGCGCCGGAGCAGGCTGTATATTGATGAAAGACCCCGCTCATTTAGGCCGTTTAGTGGCTGCCGCCGTAAAAGCCGTTAAAGTGCCGGTGACACTTAAAACGCGGATTTCTTTAAAACGCGGTAAATTGTTGGGGGATGAACTTGCCCGTATTGCCGAAAATGAGGGTGCGGCGGCAGTGCTGATGCATGCGCGCGCGGCAGAAGACGTGCACACCGGAGAGCCGGATTTGGAAGCCTTAGCAAAGGTGTGCGCTAGTGTCAAAATCCCTGTGTTAGGTAATGGGGGTATCAATAGTGCTCAAATGGCTAAAAATTTCTTTGATGCCGGTTGCGCAGGTCTTTTAATTGGGCGTGCGGCAGTGGGAAACCCTTATATTTTTCGCGATATTGCTCAAGAACTTACAGGCGGAAAT is a window from the Elusimicrobiaceae bacterium genome containing:
- a CDS encoding tRNA-dihydrouridine synthase — translated: MKNLVRPLSIGSFTASNNLWLAPMAGITDGPFRALCLRGGAGVVCAEMVSAHALHYENPRSLRMLSIREREKPVSMQIFGSDEQTIAQAALAAEARGADIIDINAGCPVKKINRAGAGCILMKDPAHLGRLVAAAVKAVKVPVTLKTRISLKRGKLLGDELARIAENEGAAAVLMHARAAEDVHTGEPDLEALAKVCASVKIPVLGNGGINSAQMAKNFFDAGCAGLLIGRAAVGNPYIFRDIAQELTGGNPQPLDNRRRVEIYLALIEENIAHYGEKIGIGRSKKTAGYWLRDFAGAAEVRGKFVRMEKFTDIKALFSSLIF